In the Candidatus Delongbacteria bacterium genome, CAAGAAGGGTCTGAAGACCGCCGAGAAGCGCGCCGACCGCGAAGCCAACGAAGGCAAGGTGGTCTGCCTGCTGGCCGACGACGGCCGCGCGGGCGTGCTGCTGGAACTCAACTCCGAGACCGATTTCGTGGCCGGCACGCCGGACTTCCGCGCCTTCGCGCTGGACTGCGCGGCCCAGGCCCTCGCCAAGCGCCCGGCCGACGTGGAAGCCTTGCTGGACCTGCCCGCCGTGCAGAACCCGGCCATCAAGCTGGCCGACCAGCTGAGCGACATGGTGGGCAAGCTGGGCGAGAAGATGGGCGTGCGGCGTTTCTGTGTCCTGGCCATTCCCGCCGGGCGCCAGGGCAAGGTGCACACCTACATCCACCTGGGCGACAAGCACGGCGTGATCATCGCCGTGGCCTGCGACAAGCCGGCGAGCGTCGTCGCCCCCGCCTTCCAGGAGCTGGTCAACGACCTGGCCCTGCAGGTGGTGGCCTACACGCCCAAGGGCGTCGATCGTGACAGCATCGACCCCGCCGTCGTCGAGCACGAGCTGAACCTCTACCGCGAGATGATCCGCGCCGAAGGCAAGCCCGAGCAGATGGTGGACAAGATCGCCCAGGGCAAGCTGAACAAGTTCTATGCCGAGTCCACGTTGCTGGAGCAGGCCTTCCTCAAGGAAGAGAAGAGCACGGTGCACCAGGTGGTGGACCAGTTGGGCAAGCAGCTCGACGACAAGGTCGTCGTGGAAAGCTTCGCCGCGTTCATCATCGGCCAGTAGGCACAGGCGCCCGCTTCGGCGGGCGCTTTCATGAGGATCCGCCCCATGGAGCAGCCAGTCTTCAAACGCATCTTGCTCAAACTGTCCGGCGAGGCGCTGGCCGGGGAGAAGGGTGGCGGACTCGACCAACCCACCCTGCGCCGCGTGGCGGAAGAAGTGGGCAGCATCCACGCCCTGGGCGTGGAGATCGGGCTGGTGATCGGCGGGGGCAACATCTTCCGCGGGATCAGCGCCGCGGCCTCGGGCATGGACCGCACCACGGCCGACTACATGGGCATGCTGGCCACGGTGATCAAC is a window encoding:
- the tsf gene encoding translation elongation factor Ts, with amino-acid sequence MEISAKDVMKLRQMTGAGMMDCKKALAESNGSLDEAVDFLRKKGLKTAEKRADREANEGKVVCLLADDGRAGVLLELNSETDFVAGTPDFRAFALDCAAQALAKRPADVEALLDLPAVQNPAIKLADQLSDMVGKLGEKMGVRRFCVLAIPAGRQGKVHTYIHLGDKHGVIIAVACDKPASVVAPAFQELVNDLALQVVAYTPKGVDRDSIDPAVVEHELNLYREMIRAEGKPEQMVDKIAQGKLNKFYAESTLLEQAFLKEEKSTVHQVVDQLGKQLDDKVVVESFAAFIIGQ